CTTCCTGTCGAAGCTGTTCGCGCTCTGGCGCGAGGGCAGAGGGGTCTCGGGAGACGAAGCGGCCACGCTTCGTCCCACATCCTCGCGCGCGCTCGATCGGCTCGTGACCTTACAGCGCGCGGACGGAGCCTGGGACCTCACCGACGAGCTTGCTAAGGTGCTTGGCGTGCCGCTGCACGAGCTCGAGAAGAAGCTGCGTGGCCAGAGGGACCCTGACCACCGCCGCGCCCTCGGAACCGCGCTGGCCCTGCTCTGGCTGGAGAGCAACGCGGATGACGCGGAAACCGAATGGGCCCTGCTCGCAAAGAAGGCGCGGAAATGGCTGGAGAGGTGCCCCGTCCATCCCGCCAACGGCAACAGTTGGCTGGAAGCGGCCGCAGTCCAGAGTCCTTGAGCCTTCGCGCCGAAGGCGCTCGCGAAGAGTTAGGCAGTCGGTTGAAACCGGTTCTCTCCGCTACCTCCTTGACATTTGGCTGGTCTTGGACTATCTCTTGAGGTGGTGAAGAGCATGCGCGGCGCGTGTTGTTGTCGGGCCCGGGTCGCCCCCGGCCACGGTCGCCCTGCGCTCATCACATTGACACCCTAAAAAGCCCGACAGCGCGAACGACCAGACGGCCCGGTGGCGAAAAGCCCCGGGCCGTTTTGTTTTTGCCTCGACCGTGAGGCCGGAAAGAGGCGTGAATTGGGAACCGAGACGGTTGGGTCCGTGGCCGTGAACGGCGCGTCGCTGGAGACCCACGCCCAGGCACTAGAAGGGCGTCCACCGGCCGAGATTCTCGCCTGGGCGGTCGAAAACCTCGCCCCCGTCACCTTTACCACCGGCTTCGGTCCCGAAGGCTGCGTTCTCATCCATCTGATTGGAGGAAACCGACTTCCGGTCAATCTTCTAACCCTCGACACCGGCCTCCTTTTTCCCGAGACCCAAGCGCTCTGGCGACAGCTCGAGGACCGATACGGCGTCACCATCCGCGCTGTGAAACCAGCCCAGACCGTCGAGGAGCAGGCCCGGCAGTTCGGCGACCGCCTCTGGGAGCGCGACCCTGACCGCTGCTGCGAGCTGCGCAAGGTCGCACCCCTGCGAGCGGCCCTGGCCGGCTCCCGGGCCTGGGTGAGCGCGATCCGCAGGGACCAGACGCCAGGACGATCCTCCGCTCGCGTCCTGGAGTGGGACGAGCGGTTCGGCTTGGCCAAGGTCAACCCGCTCGCAGCCTGGAGCGCCGCCGACGTCCGGGCGTACATCCGGGAGCACAACGTTCCCGTGAACCCGCTCCACGAGCGGGGCTACCCGAGCATCGGTTGCGTGCCCTGCACCACCCCGGCCCTTGCCGGGGAGGATCCGCGGGCCGGCCGCTGGCGGGGTCGCGGGAAGACGGAATGCGGGCTTCACGTCGCCCCCCGGAAACTCGTCGTTAACCCGAAACCCGAACGGGAGAGTGCAAAGATGTCCCCACTCGTTGCGCCGCACGGCGGCGCCCTCGTCGACCGGTTCGTCCCCCCTTCTGAAGAATGGGCCCTAGGGGAGCGGGCCCAGGCCCTTCCGGCCCTAACCCTCGACGCGCGGGAACTGGCCGACCTCGAGCTGATCGCCACCGGGGCGGCCAGCCCCCTCGAGGGCTTCCTGGGATCGGCCGACTACACGAGCGTGCTCGAGCGGATGCGGCTCGCCGACGGCACGGTGTGGCCGCTGCCTCTGACCCTGGCCGTGGACGACAAGGTGGCCTCCCGCCTGCGGCCGGGGATCGAGGCCGCACTCCGCGACGGCAGGGGCCGGCTCTGGGGCCTCCTCGAGGTCAGCGAGGTCTTCGAGCGGGATCCCCACCACGAGGCACGGATGGTCTACGGGACCGAAGACCCCGCCCATCCCGGCGTGGCCTATCTCCTCGCGCGCCCACGCTCCTTGGCCGCGGGTCGTCTCCACGCGCTGCCGCTGCCCCCCGACCTCCCTTTCGCCGCCCACCGGCTCACGCCCCGGCAGCTCCGGGAAGAGATCCTGGCGCGGGGCTGGCGCCGCGTGGCGGGGTTCCAGACCCGCAACCCCATCCACCGCGCCCACGAGCACCTGACTAAGCTCGCCCTGGAGTTCACGGACGGCCTCGTCATTCACCCTCTGGTCGGCGAGACCAAGAACGACGACGTGCCCGCGGCCGTCCGCTTCCGCGCCTACGAGGTCTTGGTTGAGAAGTACTACCCCAAGAAGCGGACGCTCCTCGCCGTCTTCCCCGCCGCCATGCGCTACGCAGGCCCCCGGGAGGCGCTCTTCCACGCCCTGGTGCGGAAGAACTACGGCATCACGGACCTGATCGTGGGCCGCGACCATGCCGGGGTGGGCAAGTTCTACGGTCCCTTCGAGTCGCAGGAAATCTTCGACCGCTTCGATGCCGTGGAGCTGGGCGTCCGCCCCTTGAAGCTGGAGCCCACGTTTTTCTGCCAGGCGTGCGACACCGTCGCCTCGCTTCGGACCTGCCCCCACGAGGCCTCCTCGCGCCTTGAGCTGTCGGGGACGAAAGTGCGAGAGCTGCTTCGAAGCGGGCGTCCCCTGCCCCCCGAGTTCACCCGTCCCGAGGTGGCGGAGATCCTCCGCGCGCACTACGCGGACAAGGGAAATGGCCTCGGCCGCGGATTCATCCTCTGGTTTACGGGCCTGTCCGGATCCGGCAAGAGCACACTCGCCTCCGCTCTCCGGAATCGGCTGCGCTCGCGCCGGCCGGTGGAGATCCTGGACGGGGATGAGGTCCGGACCTACCTATCCAAAGGCCTGGGTTTTTCGAGGGAGGATCGCGACACCAACATCCGCCGCATCGGTTACGTAGCCCGCATCCTCGGCCGCAACGGGGTGGTGGCAATCACCGCCGCGATCTCGCCCTATCGCGAGACACGGGAGGAGGTGCGCCGGCTCGCCGCCGCGGAGGACGTGCCCTTCGTCGAGGTCTTCGCCCACGCTGAGCTCGCGGCCCTCATTCAGCGGGACGTGAAGGGGCTCTACGAGAAGGCCCTGGCCGGAGAGATCTCCCATTTCACGGGAATCTCCGATCCCTACGAGCCGCCCGTCGACCCCGACCTGGTCGTCCGCAGCGACAACGAGTCGGTGGAGGAGAGTGTCGAGCGGATCCTGGCCGCCCTCCACGGGCGCGGCCTCCTGGAAGCGGCGGTGCCGCAGGCGGTGGCGTCGTGAGCGACCCTGTCTTTCCGGTCTTCCTGCGCCTCGCGGGCCGAAAGGTACTGGTGGTCGGGGGCGGGACGGTGGCGGCCTCCAAGCTCCGCGGGCTGCAGAAGGCCAGCGCCCGGGTCACGGTCGTGGCCCCGGAGATCCGTCCCGAGATCGAAGAAGCCGGGGTCCGCCTGCTGCGTCGGCGCTTCCGGCCGAAGGACCTGACGGGCGCCTGGCTCGTGGTCGCCGCCGCCACCCCCGAGGTGAACCGGCGCGTCGCCGACGCGGCGGATGCGCGACAGGTCTTCGTCAATGCCGTGGACGACCCGGGGAGCGCCAGCGCCTACCTGGGAGGGGTCTTCCACCGAGCGGGGGTCACCGTCTCCATCTCCACCGGGGGCGAGGCCCCCGCTTTGGCGGGCCTGCTGCGCCAGGGGTTGGAAGAACTCGTCCCCGAGGAGGTCGGTGATTGGCTTGAGCAGGCGCGGACCCTCCGGCGTGAGTGGCGGGCGAAGCACACTCCCATGGCGGGCCGGCGCCCCCTCCTGCTCGAGGCGCTCAACCGGCTCTATGGCGAAGGGGGCAACGCTCGCGTCGCCGGCGCCCAGCCGGGGCTGAGGCCGTGAGCGGCTTCGTCTCCCTGGTCGGAGCGGGCCCGGGTGATCCCGAACTGTTGACGCGCCGGGCCGCTCTCCGCCTGGCCCAGGCGGAGCTCATCCTCTACGACGCCCTCGTGACCCCCGAGATCCTGGCCCTC
The Vicinamibacteria bacterium DNA segment above includes these coding regions:
- the sat gene encoding sulfate adenylyltransferase is translated as MGTETVGSVAVNGASLETHAQALEGRPPAEILAWAVENLAPVTFTTGFGPEGCVLIHLIGGNRLPVNLLTLDTGLLFPETQALWRQLEDRYGVTIRAVKPAQTVEEQARQFGDRLWERDPDRCCELRKVAPLRAALAGSRAWVSAIRRDQTPGRSSARVLEWDERFGLAKVNPLAAWSAADVRAYIREHNVPVNPLHERGYPSIGCVPCTTPALAGEDPRAGRWRGRGKTECGLHVAPRKLVVNPKPERESAKMSPLVAPHGGALVDRFVPPSEEWALGERAQALPALTLDARELADLELIATGAASPLEGFLGSADYTSVLERMRLADGTVWPLPLTLAVDDKVASRLRPGIEAALRDGRGRLWGLLEVSEVFERDPHHEARMVYGTEDPAHPGVAYLLARPRSLAAGRLHALPLPPDLPFAAHRLTPRQLREEILARGWRRVAGFQTRNPIHRAHEHLTKLALEFTDGLVIHPLVGETKNDDVPAAVRFRAYEVLVEKYYPKKRTLLAVFPAAMRYAGPREALFHALVRKNYGITDLIVGRDHAGVGKFYGPFESQEIFDRFDAVELGVRPLKLEPTFFCQACDTVASLRTCPHEASSRLELSGTKVRELLRSGRPLPPEFTRPEVAEILRAHYADKGNGLGRGFILWFTGLSGSGKSTLASALRNRLRSRRPVEILDGDEVRTYLSKGLGFSREDRDTNIRRIGYVARILGRNGVVAITAAISPYRETREEVRRLAAAEDVPFVEVFAHAELAALIQRDVKGLYEKALAGEISHFTGISDPYEPPVDPDLVVRSDNESVEESVERILAALHGRGLLEAAVPQAVAS
- a CDS encoding bifunctional precorrin-2 dehydrogenase/sirohydrochlorin ferrochelatase, translating into MSDPVFPVFLRLAGRKVLVVGGGTVAASKLRGLQKASARVTVVAPEIRPEIEEAGVRLLRRRFRPKDLTGAWLVVAAATPEVNRRVADAADARQVFVNAVDDPGSASAYLGGVFHRAGVTVSISTGGEAPALAGLLRQGLEELVPEEVGDWLEQARTLRREWRAKHTPMAGRRPLLLEALNRLYGEGGNARVAGAQPGLRP